The DNA window AGACCCTGTCCGCTTCTTCGGTGCAATGGGGGAGCGAGATGGGTAGGGAGCTCAGATAGCCCAATCACTGCGCTTAGGACAGAATGTGAAGACCACATTAGAGACTTTTAGGTAGATAGGATGTAAGTTTGTCGTTTGAGAAGGATATTTACAAGTTTTAAATCAAGCCCAGGTGAGGATTGATTGCTAGCAATTACCATCTGATGACCCTTCAGTGGCCTACATTAAATGAATTGGTTTCAGTCCAGTTCTTAGTGGACCAGTGTTACTACCACAATCAGAGTATTAACCACCACCCTTGGTGGGCAGCCTCAGCAGACAGGCCAAGAACTGAATTAGAATGGAAGCCAAGTTCCCTTACCTGTAGAGGTGGGTCCCTGTAGAGCAGAGAGGAGGTAGATGGACGAAGCAAGTTTCACTGCTGCTTTCTGTGTTAtacctgttttatgacagagaatTTAAGAGTGCCTCGCCTTGTCAATTTGGCACCTTCTGACAACACTTATAAAAACTCGtatgaaaaaagcaaatatatacAATTATATAGTGAAAATGAATTCTTCACCTTTTTCTCCCACTCACACAAAGGAGGAAAAGGCAACCTGACCTATAAGACATTTCAGAACAACTCACCAGATAAAAAGGCAGAGGGACGTCTGGCTATAAATCACATCTTTATTAAGATATTTAAAAGGCACAATGGAGAATGAATGGATTAACTGGAAATCTTAAAGGTCATTTCAATAATGTACCGCATCAGTCCTTCATCGATAACTTTGACAGTTCTAGTCCTGAACACATTCCTCTCTTCAATGAATTTTTCAAAGATATGCAcaccacctcccaccccaaaatAATGTGCTTTGCTAGCCAAATACACGTGGCCATTTTTATCCAACAGTTTAGAAATTGTATCATGCAAAGCACTGTAGTAGTCAGGATTGTAGATGGTCTCTGATGTGAGAATAAGGTCATACTTTGAAAAGGGTTTGTTGCCACTTAACAGGAGTTGGCTAAACTCAGCCCATTCTCCAGAAAAAAATCTGCACTTAGACAATACAGCTGGTATGAAGTCTGCTTTCTTGTGCTTCTTTGAAGGAGGTTCACTAATTCcgccatcaccaccaccatcagTCCAGTTAGCCACTACATTAGGCAAGGTTATTTCATCAATCACAGTGCGGTTATAGTCCTGAAAGTGGACTTTTTCAGCCTCTCTCTTTAATGCAAGTAttcccagcagcccagccccacaacCAAGATCCAAGACTGTCTTGTTGATAAACTGCATTTCAGCCTCTGACAAATAATCCATGAGATCAAAAGTGCATTCCCATATTTTCAGCCCTCCTTCATAGATGCCTGTGATAAGATCAGAGTGAGAAGAAATACTTTTAGACACTATGTCTTCTTCATGGGAGTCATTTGAAAGGGTCATTTCCACCACAGAAATATTTACATAGTATAGGCCCTGTACAGCATCCATAACTTTATTTTCTAACACTTTGCTGAAATCTTCAGGAATATTATGCTCTTTGGCAACTTTAAAGCCAGCTCGTTCCTTTGGCAGCACCTGGACCTGGCTTTTATTAGGGCTACAGTTTGCTACTGGATCTGTAGTTTTGGGTGTTGCCTCATGTGCACACAGAGACTCCTTGTGCACAACATTTTCTTCTGATGAAATTTCTTTGCTCTTTTCTGTAGATCCGCCTGGATTCAAAGAAGCCTGTGCAGATTCCAGCTGCAAGGCTGTATCACCAAGAGTCTCAAgttcattttctgctttctcttcaatAGAGAAGTTAAACTGAAAAGCCATTTTCCTATGaagtatgaaaaaaataaatcacagcttATATCCAAAGTTACAATCGGGCAGACATTCATCCGACAATATAGTTAATATAAATGTGATTTTTCTTCTATGGCTTGTGCAGATAAGAACTTGCTCCCTGGCTGTAAGGCTGCTCTGCCATAGTTAAAAGCTGTCTGCAAAGATCTTTACATTAGTCATCACTATGAAAGCCTCTACTTTGCAGGTATAATGTCCAC is part of the Mauremys mutica isolate MM-2020 ecotype Southern chromosome 8, ASM2049712v1, whole genome shotgun sequence genome and encodes:
- the LOC123376451 gene encoding histidine protein methyltransferase 1 homolog, which translates into the protein MAFQFNFSIEEKAENELETLGDTALQLESAQASLNPGGSTEKSKEISSEENVVHKESLCAHEATPKTTDPVANCSPNKSQVQVLPKERAGFKVAKEHNIPEDFSKVLENKVMDAVQGLYYVNISVVEMTLSNDSHEEDIVSKSISSHSDLITGIYEGGLKIWECTFDLMDYLSEAEMQFINKTVLDLGCGAGLLGILALKREAEKVHFQDYNRTVIDEITLPNVVANWTDGGGDGGISEPPSKKHKKADFIPAVLSKCRFFSGEWAEFSQLLLSGNKPFSKYDLILTSETIYNPDYYSALHDTISKLLDKNGHVYLASKAHYFGVGGGVHIFEKFIEERNVFRTRTVKVIDEGLMRYIIEMTFKISS